The Streptomyces puniciscabiei genomic interval GTTGGTGCCGATCAGGCCGATCGCCTCACCCTTGTAGGCGACGAAGGACACGTTCTTCACCGCGTGCACCCGGCGCACACCGGCCGCCTTCTCCGCCTGCTTGCGGCGCAGGATGCGGTTGAGGGCGGCGGTGGCGGAGCCGCGGCCGGAACCGGTGCCGTTGACGCGGTAGACGATGTCGACGCCGTCGCAGACGACGGTGGGGATCCTCTCCGCCTTGGACAGACGCTCGAGCCTCTCCCGCATCATGCGCTCGTCGGGAGTCTCCTCGGCGGTCCCGTCGGGGTTCGCGGGGTTCGCGGAGCGCTCGGGGTTCTTGGGGTTCTCGGGGTTCCCGGGAGTCTGCTCAGCCACGGCCGTACCTCTCCTCAGCCTTCCAGAAGTAGATGAAGCCGCCGACGCCGGCGACCAGCGCCCAGCCGATCGCCGTCGGCCACACGTGCGGGGGCAGCTGCTTGGCGTGGAAGCTCTTGATCAGGGCGAAGCGCATGAGGTCGATGTAGACCGCGGCCGGGTTGGTCTCGAGCAGGACCGTGACGACGTGCGGCAGGTGGTCCTTCTTGGTGAGCGAGTGGATGCTCCACATCACGCCGGACACGTACATCCAGGTGCGCAGGACGAACGGCATCAGCTGGGCGATGTCCGGGGTCTTGGCGCCCATCCGCGCCATGATCATCGCCATGCCGGCGTTGAACACGAACTGCAGGATCAGCGCGGGGAGCACCAGCAGCCAGGAGACGGAGATCGGCACGCCCAGACTGAGCAGGATGACGACCAGCGCGGCCATCGAGAACAGCAGCTGCTGCAGCTGCTGGATGCAGAAGGAGATCGGCAGGGCGGCGCGCGGGAAGTGCAGGGCGCGGACCAGGCCCAGGTTGCCGGAGATCGCCCGGGTGCCGACCTGGATCGAGCTCTGCGTGAACGTCCAGACGAACACGCCGGTGACCAGGAACGGGATGTAGTCCGGGACGCCCTTCTTGGTGCCCAGCAGCACGCCGAAGATGAAGTAGTAGACCGCCGCGTTCAGCAGCGGGGTCATGACCTGCCAGATCTGGCCGAGCTTCGCCTCGCTGTACTGGGCGGTGAGCTTGGCGGTGGCGAAGGCGGTGATGAAGTGGCGCCGGGCCCACAGCTGGCGGACGTACTCCGGCAGGGAGGGGCGGGCGCCGCTGACCGTCAGGCCGTGCCGGGCGGCCAGTGCCGCGAGGTCGTCGTCGGCCGGGGCCTGGGTGGGGGGCGGTGTGTCGAGGACCTGGCTCACATCCGCTGCTTTCGCTCGGGGGGAGGGGGTGCCGCGGCCCGGCCGGCTGCCGGGGCGCACGGTCACCGGTCCGACGTTTCCTTACGTTTCTCTTCACGTTCT includes:
- a CDS encoding ABC transporter permease — encoded protein: MSQVLDTPPPTQAPADDDLAALAARHGLTVSGARPSLPEYVRQLWARRHFITAFATAKLTAQYSEAKLGQIWQVMTPLLNAAVYYFIFGVLLGTKKGVPDYIPFLVTGVFVWTFTQSSIQVGTRAISGNLGLVRALHFPRAALPISFCIQQLQQLLFSMAALVVILLSLGVPISVSWLLVLPALILQFVFNAGMAMIMARMGAKTPDIAQLMPFVLRTWMYVSGVMWSIHSLTKKDHLPHVVTVLLETNPAAVYIDLMRFALIKSFHAKQLPPHVWPTAIGWALVAGVGGFIYFWKAEERYGRG